A window of Pyrobaculum aerophilum str. IM2 contains these coding sequences:
- a CDS encoding beta-CASP ribonuclease aCPSF1, whose translation MSFVEIENKVKAILSGIEIVKVNYEGPNLCIYVKRPTEDVIDMIGEVAKTLKKRVILRVDPSNRASEKTASKVIREVLSDVEDVVFENNGDVYIYLAKPLREKEIKSATREIFVKTGWRAVIESGVPKDRVKLPTHEIVGVRHIFHSAYAQRMELMESLARYIHQEPVVKEGPITVTFLGAAMEVGRSAILVSTTESNVLLDCGLKPAQNDEEFPLLDLIDIDRLDAVVLTHAHMDHVGCLPFLFKYGYKGPVYMTDPTKYQAFILLSDYVELKEREGLQPSYSKADIETVIYHTITLDYEEVTDIAPDIKLTFYDAGHEIGSAMAHLHIGNGRYNILYTGDFKYGKTRLLNRAANKFKRVEMLIMESTYGGRDDVQPPRVEAENALAKHVSDAVTRGGKVLIPAFSTGRGQEILYILNKMMEGGLIPRVPVYVDGMIVETLNVYLMYPHYLNPEVAEEIYGGVNPFTTSGSVVIVDRAKRVEDRINQVAKIAQSEEPAVIIAPHGMLNGGPVVDYFAQLAHDERNKLIFVSYQAEGTLGRRILNGEREFVIKSLVGGESKINMRMEVVSIPGFSGHSDRRELMKYVEHMEPKPKKIVLIHGEPSKIISLATSIELKYKITTIIPKVGERIRAL comes from the coding sequence GTGTCTTTTGTTGAAATTGAGAATAAAGTAAAGGCCATTCTCTCAGGCATTGAGATCGTTAAAGTAAATTACGAGGGGCCTAATCTTTGTATTTATGTAAAGAGACCTACTGAAGATGTAATAGACATGATAGGAGAAGTTGCCAAGACGTTGAAAAAACGAGTTATTCTCAGAGTCGATCCAAGCAACCGGGCGTCTGAAAAAACTGCTAGTAAAGTGATTAGGGAAGTGTTAAGCGATGTGGAGGACGTCGTTTTTGAAAATAACGGCGATGTCTATATATACTTGGCCAAGCCTCTCCGCGAGAAGGAAATCAAGAGCGCTACCAGGGAGATTTTTGTCAAAACAGGGTGGAGGGCTGTTATTGAAAGCGGAGTGCCTAAAGACCGCGTCAAGTTGCCCACACATGAAATAGTGGGGGTGCGCCATATATTCCACAGCGCCTATGCCCAGAGAATGGAACTCATGGAGTCTCTGGCGAGATATATACACCAAGAGCCCGTGGTAAAAGAGGGGCCCATTACAGTTACTTTCCTCGGCGCGGCGATGGAAGTGGGGAGAAGCGCCATACTCGTCAGCACTACTGAAAGCAACGTTCTGCTGGACTGCGGCCTTAAGCCCGCTCAAAACGACGAGGAGTTTCCGCTATTAGATTTAATAGATATCGACAGACTTGACGCAGTAGTCTTAACGCATGCCCATATGGATCACGTCGGCTGTCTCCCCTTTTTATTCAAATACGGCTATAAAGGCCCCGTCTACATGACTGACCCAACTAAGTACCAAGCATTCATCCTCTTGAGCGATTACGTAGAGCTCAAAGAAAGAGAGGGGCTACAGCCCAGTTACTCCAAGGCCGATATAGAGACTGTGATCTACCACACCATTACGCTTGACTACGAGGAGGTTACCGACATAGCGCCGGACATTAAATTAACTTTTTACGACGCCGGACATGAAATAGGCTCTGCCATGGCCCATTTACATATAGGAAATGGCAGATATAATATTCTCTACACAGGAGACTTTAAATATGGAAAGACTAGGCTTCTGAACAGAGCGGCGAATAAATTTAAACGAGTGGAGATGCTCATAATGGAGTCCACTTACGGGGGGAGAGACGACGTCCAGCCGCCGAGGGTTGAAGCCGAAAACGCCTTGGCGAAACACGTGTCCGACGCCGTTACGAGAGGCGGAAAGGTGTTAATCCCCGCCTTCAGCACGGGGAGAGGCCAGGAAATACTCTATATTTTAAATAAGATGATGGAGGGGGGCCTCATCCCCCGCGTCCCCGTGTATGTAGATGGCATGATTGTGGAGACGCTTAACGTCTACTTAATGTACCCCCACTACCTAAATCCCGAGGTCGCCGAGGAGATTTACGGCGGCGTCAACCCCTTTACTACATCTGGAAGTGTAGTTATTGTAGACCGGGCGAAGCGCGTGGAGGATAGGATAAACCAAGTTGCTAAAATAGCCCAGAGCGAGGAGCCTGCTGTTATAATAGCTCCGCACGGCATGTTAAACGGAGGGCCTGTTGTGGACTACTTCGCCCAGTTGGCACATGACGAGAGAAATAAGCTGATTTTCGTCTCGTATCAAGCGGAGGGAACTTTAGGGAGGAGGATTTTAAACGGCGAACGGGAATTTGTAATTAAGAGTTTAGTGGGAGGCGAGTCAAAGATAAATATGCGTATGGAGGTCGTGTCAATACCCGGTTTTTCAGGCCACAGTGATAGGAGGGAGCTTATGAAATACGTAGAGCACATGGAGCCGAAGCCTAAGAAAATTGTGCTAATACACGGAGAGCCGTCTAAGATTATAAGCTTGGCGACATCAATAGAATTGAAATATAAAATAACTACGATTATACCTAAAGTGGGGGAGAGGATAAGAGCGCTATGA
- a CDS encoding FHA domain-containing protein — MPWKCPICGTENRDGDVTCRVCGAYKPEATTRKITQAIKEAISALVVVEILESPIESLVGKKFEFKVTTPGVIVTIGRAVENHVVVTDPAVSRRHLRLIVTSNGIVVEDVGSSNGTFLLEEGKERQIKVENIGKKGLIRIGNTKLRVSLS, encoded by the coding sequence ATGCCTTGGAAGTGCCCGATATGCGGCACTGAAAACCGGGATGGGGACGTGACGTGCAGAGTGTGCGGGGCGTACAAGCCTGAGGCCACTACTAGGAAAATTACACAAGCCATCAAGGAGGCCATTTCTGCATTAGTTGTGGTGGAGATACTGGAAAGCCCTATTGAGTCGCTTGTTGGAAAGAAGTTCGAGTTTAAAGTCACCACCCCCGGCGTAATAGTGACGATTGGGAGGGCCGTGGAGAACCACGTAGTGGTGACGGATCCCGCAGTGTCTAGAAGACATCTCAGGCTAATCGTCACTTCTAATGGCATAGTTGTAGAGGACGTCGGCAGTAGTAATGGCACGTTTCTACTTGAGGAGGGCAAGGAGCGCCAGATAAAAGTGGAGAACATCGGCAAGAAGGGGCTTATCAGGATAGGAAATACCAAGTTGAGAGTATCTCTTTCCTGA
- the cyaB gene encoding class IV adenylate cyclase: MLEVEVKYRADLSLVKNRLQHLGFSPVSVVYEEDVYFQHPCRDFSATDEALRVRISEGRVTVTYKGPRMGAGAKTRLEVSAQASGEVVELLNRLGFKAVAVIKKRREYYRNGDVLLSLDYVEGLGEFVEIEKMVEEESQIASAIEEIRRLASTLGLAEEVRETYLELYFNTFKSSG; the protein is encoded by the coding sequence ATGTTAGAGGTGGAGGTTAAGTACCGGGCCGACCTCTCCCTCGTTAAAAACCGGCTTCAACACCTGGGGTTTTCCCCTGTATCTGTGGTGTATGAAGAGGATGTGTATTTTCAACATCCCTGTAGGGATTTCTCTGCCACAGATGAGGCTCTTAGAGTCAGAATTTCTGAGGGGAGGGTCACAGTGACTTATAAAGGCCCCAGGATGGGGGCTGGGGCTAAGACGCGGCTGGAGGTGTCGGCGCAGGCCAGCGGGGAGGTTGTGGAGCTTCTCAACAGGCTTGGCTTTAAGGCAGTTGCCGTTATAAAAAAGCGCCGTGAGTATTACCGCAACGGCGACGTTTTACTCTCTTTAGATTACGTAGAGGGGCTGGGGGAGTTTGTGGAGATTGAGAAAATGGTAGAGGAGGAGTCTCAAATTGCGTCGGCTATTGAGGAGATTAGAAGACTGGCCTCTACCTTGGGCTTAGCCGAGGAGGTGCGGGAGACTTATTTAGAGTTATATTTCAATACTTTTAAATCGAGTGGGTAG
- the pyk gene encoding pyruvate kinase, with the protein MSAPRGDHAILRARNLTKRVATLGPSTDVLRPDELIKFLDLVDGVRINLAHASPNEVKFRIEAVRSYEKAKNRPLAVIVDLKGPSIRVGSTSPINVQEGEVVKFKLSDKSDGTYIPVPNKAFFSAVEQNDVILMLDGRLRLKVTNTGSDWIEAVAESSGVITGGKAIVVEGKDYDISTPAEEDVEALKAISPIRDNIDYVAISLAKSCKDVDSVRSLLTELGFQSQVAVKIETKGAVNNLEELVQCSDYVVVARGDLGLHYGLDALPIVQRRIVHTSLKYGKPIAVATQLLDSMQSSPIPTRAEINDVFTTASMGVDSLWLTNETASGKYPLAAVSWLSRILMNVEYQIPQSPLLQNSRDRFAKGLVELAQDLGANILVFSMSGTLARRIAKFRPRGVVYVGTPNVRVARSLSIVWALEPLYIPAENYEEGLEKLISLKGTTPFVATYGIRGGVHSVKVKL; encoded by the coding sequence ATGAGCGCTCCCAGAGGAGATCACGCCATTCTGCGCGCGCGTAATCTCACTAAGAGAGTTGCAACGCTGGGCCCGTCTACAGACGTTTTACGGCCAGACGAGTTGATTAAATTTCTGGACTTAGTTGACGGCGTTAGGATTAACCTAGCCCACGCATCTCCCAATGAAGTCAAATTCAGAATAGAGGCAGTGCGCTCTTATGAAAAGGCAAAGAATAGGCCGCTGGCTGTAATTGTGGATCTCAAGGGGCCCAGCATCAGAGTGGGCAGTACCTCGCCTATTAACGTGCAAGAAGGGGAAGTGGTCAAGTTTAAACTGAGCGATAAATCTGACGGCACGTATATCCCCGTGCCTAACAAGGCCTTTTTCAGCGCAGTGGAACAAAACGATGTTATTTTAATGCTTGATGGAAGGCTGAGGCTAAAGGTAACAAATACCGGCTCTGATTGGATTGAGGCTGTGGCCGAATCCAGCGGAGTTATAACTGGCGGCAAAGCTATTGTCGTTGAGGGCAAGGATTACGACATATCCACGCCTGCGGAGGAAGACGTAGAGGCGTTAAAGGCCATTTCTCCCATTAGGGATAATATTGACTACGTGGCGATAAGTCTCGCGAAAAGTTGTAAAGACGTAGACAGCGTAAGATCTCTACTCACGGAGCTCGGCTTTCAAAGCCAAGTGGCAGTAAAAATAGAGACTAAAGGCGCTGTTAATAATTTAGAAGAGCTTGTCCAGTGTAGCGATTACGTAGTAGTGGCTAGAGGCGACTTGGGGCTACACTACGGCCTTGACGCTCTGCCTATAGTACAGAGGAGGATAGTGCACACGTCGCTTAAATACGGCAAGCCAATTGCCGTGGCCACTCAGCTTTTAGACTCCATGCAGAGCTCTCCAATTCCCACAAGAGCTGAGATAAACGACGTCTTTACAACTGCGTCTATGGGAGTAGACAGCTTGTGGTTAACTAATGAGACTGCCAGCGGGAAATATCCTCTAGCCGCTGTTAGCTGGCTTTCAAGAATTTTAATGAACGTCGAATATCAAATACCACAATCCCCATTGTTGCAAAATTCCAGAGACCGCTTCGCCAAGGGACTCGTGGAGCTGGCGCAGGACTTAGGGGCTAACATTCTCGTTTTCAGCATGAGCGGGACGTTGGCGAGAAGAATCGCGAAATTTAGACCTCGAGGCGTGGTTTACGTCGGGACGCCTAATGTTAGAGTCGCCCGCTCTCTGTCAATTGTCTGGGCTCTAGAGCCTTTATATATACCCGCTGAGAATTACGAGGAGGGGCTTGAGAAGTTAATATCGCTTAAAGGAACTACGCCGTTTGTGGCCACGTACGGAATCAGAGGGGGTGTCCACTCGGTAAAGGTGAAGCTCTAG
- a CDS encoding PaREP1 family protein codes for MQIVYPWRDIRRYVEIRISEALVEADLALRFLEEGLHRNAAGKAFQAWKAALAAAAGLARDVVASKFKGRVVTREGAEVELADWLIALMPTGKMWEIARVLKGVYGDEITLLTAMALNLHEVQYNGLDEGGLLSKYSRVDQVEEDVRELAERVKKFVKGLGERLQRLL; via the coding sequence GTGCAAATCGTATACCCTTGGAGAGATATAAGGAGGTATGTAGAGATCAGAATCTCCGAGGCGCTAGTTGAGGCCGACTTAGCTCTGCGGTTTCTTGAAGAGGGGTTGCACAGAAATGCGGCCGGCAAGGCTTTTCAAGCGTGGAAAGCCGCTTTAGCCGCGGCGGCAGGGCTGGCCAGAGATGTGGTTGCGTCTAAGTTTAAGGGACGTGTTGTTACGCGCGAGGGGGCAGAGGTGGAACTGGCCGACTGGCTTATTGCGTTAATGCCCACTGGGAAAATGTGGGAGATCGCCCGCGTATTAAAAGGCGTATATGGCGACGAAATTACATTGCTGACGGCGATGGCATTAAATCTACACGAAGTGCAATACAACGGGCTGGATGAGGGCGGCCTATTGAGTAAGTATTCGCGTGTGGATCAAGTGGAGGAAGACGTAAGAGAGCTCGCCGAAAGGGTTAAAAAATTCGTGAAGGGGCTTGGCGAGAGGCTTCAACGCCTTTTGTAA
- the cysS gene encoding cysteine--tRNA ligase yields MRIYNTATRQVEEFVTYVPKLARGYVCGITPYDHVHVGHGRVYVFFDMFRRYLEARGYEVRLVINFTDIDDKIINKAREEFGHDAYKRWKEVPERYIAEFFEMSNKLFIKPAHAYPRVTENVNEMVAWISTLVEKGYAYVAPDGSVYFEVGKVPNYGVLSRQKIEELIAGARVEPEPGKKNPLDFALWKSWTPGEPWWNSPWCPGRPGWHLECVVMSTKYLGAPFDFHGGGADLIFPHHENEIAIAKAYYGLDNFAKYWIHVGYLTVRGEKMSKSLGNVITLREVLSKYSGEALRLAYAMSHYRKPMEFSFELLDQAEEMVKTLYTAYDELSQAVADASDEDKEKLEYGKYIESFYAALEDDFSTPQAAQQLYGLARYIISTVLHRIDKASRQTAIDVLTQYVKMADILGVLERREIPKEVEEVIKAVVEARARLRREKMYQLADYLRERLAGIGVELHDFGQRTYYTYKRR; encoded by the coding sequence GTGAGGATTTATAACACCGCCACTAGGCAGGTGGAAGAGTTCGTGACTTACGTCCCCAAGCTGGCCCGCGGCTATGTATGCGGCATAACGCCATACGACCACGTCCACGTAGGCCACGGGAGGGTGTACGTCTTTTTCGACATGTTTAGGCGCTACCTAGAGGCACGGGGCTATGAGGTGCGATTAGTGATAAACTTTACGGATATAGATGATAAAATTATAAATAAGGCCCGTGAGGAATTCGGCCATGATGCATATAAAAGATGGAAAGAAGTGCCCGAGAGATATATAGCAGAATTCTTCGAAATGTCCAATAAGCTCTTTATAAAACCCGCGCATGCATATCCCAGAGTTACAGAGAACGTGAATGAAATGGTGGCTTGGATATCTACTCTCGTCGAAAAGGGATATGCCTACGTGGCCCCGGACGGCTCTGTTTATTTCGAAGTGGGCAAAGTCCCCAACTACGGCGTTTTGTCAAGACAAAAAATAGAGGAGCTCATCGCCGGGGCCAGAGTAGAGCCCGAGCCAGGGAAGAAAAACCCCCTGGACTTCGCCTTGTGGAAGAGCTGGACGCCGGGGGAGCCCTGGTGGAACTCCCCGTGGTGCCCGGGCCGGCCGGGGTGGCATTTAGAGTGCGTCGTAATGTCGACGAAGTATTTAGGAGCGCCCTTCGACTTCCACGGCGGTGGGGCGGATTTGATATTCCCCCACCATGAGAACGAAATTGCAATAGCCAAGGCGTATTACGGGCTGGACAACTTCGCAAAGTACTGGATACACGTGGGCTACCTCACAGTAAGGGGGGAGAAAATGTCCAAGTCTCTGGGAAACGTCATAACGCTTAGAGAAGTGCTGTCTAAATACAGCGGTGAGGCGCTGAGGCTTGCCTACGCCATGAGTCATTACAGAAAGCCAATGGAATTCTCCTTCGAGCTCTTAGACCAAGCAGAGGAGATGGTGAAGACCCTCTACACGGCATACGACGAGTTGAGCCAAGCCGTGGCGGACGCAAGCGACGAGGATAAGGAAAAGCTTGAATACGGCAAATACATTGAGTCCTTCTACGCGGCGCTTGAAGACGACTTCTCAACGCCGCAGGCGGCGCAACAGCTATACGGGCTGGCTCGCTATATTATATCAACTGTGTTACACAGAATAGATAAGGCGTCGCGCCAAACGGCAATAGATGTATTAACACAATACGTCAAAATGGCGGATATATTAGGAGTCTTAGAGCGTAGAGAAATCCCAAAGGAAGTGGAGGAGGTCATTAAGGCCGTGGTGGAGGCCAGGGCCAGATTACGGCGGGAGAAAATGTACCAGCTAGCCGACTACTTAAGAGAGAGGCTTGCGGGCATAGGAGTGGAGCTACACGACTTCGGTCAGAGGACTTACTATACTTACAAAAGGCGTTGA
- a CDS encoding AMMECR1 domain-containing protein produces MLGHDLVSHVRSAMLNKLRGLPVPESHPVLSQLRAGVFVTVESIVRSGGYERREVRGSLGIVEPFKDLAFDSAKVAAKLALSIPRFTEFDLRRSVIEVTLVEGLREWGGDLGSFEWGREGVYVIAGNKKLVVLPQTMIERRLLGPALLRYIESMVGAPERMYKFATRIFYELRPEGEVIERELWKSRVIRQYLEVVR; encoded by the coding sequence ATGTTGGGGCATGATCTCGTGTCTCACGTTAGGTCTGCTATGTTGAATAAGCTCAGGGGCTTGCCCGTGCCCGAGTCTCACCCAGTTCTTTCCCAGCTCCGGGCAGGCGTTTTTGTAACTGTGGAGTCTATAGTGAGGTCTGGGGGCTACGAGAGGCGCGAAGTGAGGGGCTCTCTGGGGATTGTCGAGCCTTTTAAAGATTTGGCTTTTGACTCGGCTAAAGTGGCCGCTAAGCTGGCCCTTTCCATCCCCAGGTTCACGGAGTTTGACCTCAGGCGGTCTGTTATTGAAGTTACTCTGGTGGAGGGGCTTAGGGAGTGGGGCGGGGATTTGGGGAGTTTTGAGTGGGGCCGCGAGGGCGTTTATGTAATAGCTGGGAATAAGAAATTAGTAGTGCTTCCCCAAACTATGATTGAGCGCCGCCTATTAGGCCCTGCCCTGTTGCGGTATATAGAGTCTATGGTCGGCGCGCCGGAGAGGATGTATAAATTCGCAACTCGAATATTCTACGAGCTAAGGCCTGAGGGGGAGGTCATCGAACGGGAGCTCTGGAAGTCCCGCGTTATTAGGCAATACCTAGAAGTTGTGCGTTAA
- the rpsB gene encoding 30S ribosomal protein S2, giving the protein MTEEMQYEYLVPLEKYLSAGVRLGTRLSNKYLEDRGFIFAVRPDGLRIFDIKKIDERLKIAAKFIARYRPERVLVHTTRPYGFKPVQMFCKFVGCKALTGRFIPGTLTNPNLPHYQEVDLLFVVDPKLDAQAVAEAAKMGIPVIALVDTDTPHQYIDFMIPCNNKGRKSLALIFWILARQVLRERGELKPDQDLPVPPEEFETKLVQS; this is encoded by the coding sequence ATGACAGAAGAAATGCAATATGAATATCTAGTGCCTCTAGAAAAATACCTAAGCGCTGGGGTTAGGCTAGGGACGCGCCTTTCAAATAAATATCTAGAGGACAGGGGGTTTATATTTGCAGTTAGGCCCGACGGGCTGAGGATTTTTGATATAAAGAAAATTGATGAGAGGTTGAAGATAGCGGCGAAATTCATCGCTAGGTATAGGCCAGAGAGAGTCTTGGTTCACACAACAAGGCCGTATGGCTTTAAGCCGGTGCAAATGTTCTGTAAATTCGTTGGCTGCAAGGCGCTTACTGGCAGATTTATTCCAGGCACTTTGACAAACCCAAATCTGCCTCACTACCAAGAAGTTGACCTCCTCTTCGTCGTCGATCCCAAGCTCGACGCGCAAGCCGTCGCCGAGGCGGCGAAAATGGGCATTCCAGTGATTGCGCTTGTCGACACCGACACGCCACATCAATATATCGACTTCATGATCCCGTGTAATAATAAAGGCAGGAAGAGCTTGGCGTTAATTTTCTGGATCCTCGCTAGACAAGTTTTGAGAGAAAGGGGAGAGCTAAAGCCAGACCAAGACCTCCCAGTGCCGCCTGAGGAGTTCGAGACAAAACTTGTGCAGTCGTAA
- a CDS encoding ATP-binding protein, with product MERIKLKFARGVVVEFVDRELGIKRVEEWAARGTRFVQLVYGPKGCGKTAWLKQSAELLRDWGYDVIYVNPLQRDYVAYINLKEVVRRLAEAAAERSGVAEIKLADLAIQLAKYALKRRRKKIAVLADDVFKAIGLGNAAGYVKWMLSVIEYPPGDYESAVAVVATSGEGGGGVSLRELSKHRWADLRVMWNMSQGGFKQLYELLPGQKPSFEVAWRLTGGNPSALAKLYEENWDVSKVVEEVVVKGDFSFLQTWRSWLEEAVEDPDVLWRVDAPRELVERLVEWNFIVFNLPKREPWLWVDAPPPEADREIGVGRYVAWQTPLHREAVRRALGGV from the coding sequence GTGGAGAGAATTAAGCTTAAATTTGCCAGAGGCGTGGTGGTTGAGTTCGTAGACAGAGAGCTTGGAATTAAGAGAGTGGAAGAGTGGGCAGCGCGGGGCACGAGGTTTGTGCAGTTAGTGTACGGGCCGAAGGGCTGTGGAAAAACGGCGTGGCTTAAACAATCGGCGGAATTGCTCCGCGACTGGGGATACGACGTAATTTACGTCAACCCTCTTCAACGGGATTACGTGGCGTATATTAACTTGAAGGAGGTAGTTAGGCGTTTGGCTGAAGCCGCAGCCGAGAGAAGCGGCGTCGCTGAGATTAAACTGGCGGATTTAGCGATTCAACTGGCCAAGTACGCATTGAAGAGGCGTAGAAAGAAAATAGCAGTATTAGCAGACGACGTTTTTAAGGCAATTGGCCTCGGCAACGCGGCTGGGTACGTTAAGTGGATGTTGAGCGTCATTGAATACCCACCTGGCGATTATGAGAGCGCGGTGGCCGTTGTGGCTACTAGCGGGGAGGGGGGGGGGGGGGTTTCGCTGAGAGAACTCAGCAAACACAGATGGGCCGATTTGAGAGTTATGTGGAATATGTCGCAGGGGGGCTTTAAACAGCTTTACGAGCTCCTGCCTGGACAAAAGCCCTCCTTTGAGGTGGCGTGGAGGCTAACTGGCGGAAACCCCTCAGCTCTCGCCAAATTGTACGAGGAAAATTGGGACGTCTCTAAAGTAGTTGAAGAAGTCGTTGTGAAGGGCGACTTTAGCTTCTTACAGACGTGGCGTAGCTGGCTGGAGGAGGCGGTTGAAGATCCAGACGTATTGTGGCGAGTGGACGCGCCCAGAGAGCTTGTGGAAAGGCTTGTTGAGTGGAATTTTATTGTATTTAACCTGCCCAAGAGAGAGCCATGGCTTTGGGTAGACGCCCCTCCGCCGGAGGCTGATAGAGAAATCGGCGTGGGGAGGTACGTAGCTTGGCAAACTCCGCTTCACAGAGAGGCTGTGAGGAGGGCCTTAGGCGGCGTTTAA
- the amrB gene encoding AmmeMemoRadiSam system protein B → MRVRKPAVAGYFYESGREELLQQIEWAVKHELGPKALQMPKLGGEALGGVAPHAGYMYSGPVAAWLYSALAGYGKPDVFVIVGPNHYGIGAPVAIMKSGAWETPLGRVEVDRELAEVITSHFKEVEDDFYAFSKEHSVEVQVPFIQYYFGDVKIVPIVMWRQTLSTSRELGRAIAKALKEYGRKAYVIASSDFNHYEPHDITTRKDEMAISKILKLDEAGLFEISSKFDISICGIGPIGVLIAAAKELGYINVTLLKHATSGDTSGYKDETVGYASILFYR, encoded by the coding sequence ATGCGCGTTAGAAAGCCGGCGGTTGCTGGTTATTTTTACGAGTCTGGGCGCGAGGAGTTATTACAACAAATAGAGTGGGCTGTAAAACACGAGCTAGGCCCCAAGGCGTTGCAAATGCCGAAACTGGGAGGCGAGGCTTTGGGCGGCGTGGCGCCTCACGCCGGTTATATGTACTCAGGGCCTGTGGCGGCTTGGCTGTATTCAGCTTTGGCGGGCTACGGAAAGCCAGACGTGTTTGTAATAGTGGGGCCTAACCACTACGGAATTGGGGCGCCCGTGGCTATAATGAAGTCTGGGGCTTGGGAGACGCCGCTTGGGCGGGTTGAAGTAGATCGCGAACTCGCCGAGGTAATAACATCTCACTTTAAAGAGGTGGAGGACGATTTTTACGCTTTTTCAAAGGAACACTCAGTTGAGGTGCAAGTGCCTTTTATACAATACTATTTTGGCGATGTGAAAATCGTCCCAATTGTTATGTGGAGGCAGACGCTGTCAACATCGAGAGAGCTGGGAAGGGCCATAGCTAAGGCGCTTAAAGAGTATGGGAGGAAGGCTTATGTAATAGCTAGTAGCGATTTTAACCACTACGAGCCTCACGATATAACTACGAGGAAAGACGAAATGGCTATTAGTAAAATATTAAAACTAGACGAGGCCGGCCTATTTGAGATTTCTTCGAAATTTGACATATCTATATGTGGCATAGGCCCTATCGGCGTTCTTATTGCGGCTGCCAAGGAGCTCGGCTATATTAACGTCACCTTATTAAAACACGCCACTTCTGGAGACACCAGTGGCTATAAAGACGAGACTGTTGGGTACGCCAGTATACTCTTTTACCGCTAG